The Terriglobus roseus sequence CAGGAACCCGAGAAGATTGCCGAGTGGTGGAGGACGCTGCGCTTCGCGCGCTGGCGAAGTAGTCGAGGTCAGGCAGGGTCGCGACGCTCTGCCGTCCTCTACGAAGCCGTGCATATACGTGATCCTGCTGGGCTTTGTAGTGTTCGATGGAGTCGCGGGAGCAACAGCGGTTCTACTTCTCCCGGGCTGGGTCCATCCGAAACGGTCCGCGAATCACGATGAACTGGATCTTTTCAACCGCCACTAGAGCGCCTGAAGCCCCGCGGTTCGACTCTTGCCGGGACTGCTGAGGTATGGATGAGCCGAAGAAGACCTGGCTGTTCACGCAGTGCGATCCCTGCCCTGCGGCTTAGTCTTTCATGGGGAATGCTGGTCCAAAGGCTGGATCTGGCAATCCAGCGCCGCCGGTCTCGATAAGACCTACATATACTGAGGCTTACCGTCGGATCCTGCGACAGAAATAAGGTATGGCGGAGAGTGAGGGATTCGAACCCCCGATAGACTTACGCCTATGTCTGATTTCGAGTCAGGTGCATTCAACCGGGCTCTGCCAACTCTCCTACCTGGATGAGTATAGAGGTTTGCCTCGGTCCCGGCAAACGTTACCAGTAGTTCAAGCACGAAGGTCCCGGGCTGGGCCGCTCTCGGCGTCATTCACTATCGAAGCATTTTCTCGAGCTTCGGGACCACATTTCCACGGGAACTCTTCGTACAGTTGGAGTTGCGGGTGCGCGGCCATTAGAGCACCACAAGAGCGGTCGAAGTTTTGCACCGATGCCCCACATCTTGTGCTTGCGTGCACACCCGGCCCGAGCTACAGTACATCTACTTCAGATGCAGTGCTCCGGACCGCTCCCCGGCGGACGCCACGCAAGCGAAGTAAAAGCGAAACAAGCAACAGTCAGACGATGGTTGAACGCAAGGCGGTCTTGCCGGAAAACACATCGCCCGAAACGAAGTCATCCACACCCATTTCGGCCGCGCCGTCCTACGGCGCATGCAAGGAGCATCATGGCGAGCACGACCGTCCAGACCAGCCTTTCCGACATTCTTCCCGGCTTCCCCGCCCGCGAAGAGACACCTGTCATGCACGTCAAGAAGCGCAACGGCGCCCTTGAACCCGTGGACGTGAACAAGATCGTCCGCGCCGTGCAGCGCTCTGGCTACGGTCTGCAGCACGTGGACGCGATCCGGATCGCATCGAAGACCATCGGCGGCCTGTATGACGGCGCCACCACCCGCGAACTGGACGCCATCTCCATCGATACTGCGGCGTCGCTCATCGCGGAAGAACCGCAGTACTCCAAGCTGGCGGCTCGCCTGCTGCTGGCGACGATCCTCAAGGAAGTCGCTGGTCAGAACCTGCACTCCTTCTCGCAGTCGGTCGAGTACGGCGCGCAGGTTGGCATCGTCTCGCCCGCCGTGGCAGAGTTCGTGCGCATCCATATGCGCAAGCTGAACCAGGCCATCAAGGAAGATAACGACGATCGCTTCGAGTACTTCGGCCTGCGCACCGTCTATGACCGTTACCTGCTGCGCGATCCCCTCTCGCGGAAGGTCATCGAGACGCCTCAGCACTTCTTCCTGCGCGTCGCCTGCGGCCTCGCGGGTACCGCGCATGAAGCGATTGAGTTCTACAACCTGATCTCGTCGCACGACTACATGCCGTCATCGCCGACGCTCTTCAACAGCGGCACGAAGCATCCGCAGATGTCGAGCTGCTACCTGCATGACAGCCCGCAGGACTCGCTCGAGAGCATCTACGACTCCTATAAGGACGTTGCGCTGCTCAGCAAGTTCTCCGGCGGCATCGGCCTTGCGTTTCACCGTGTGCGTAGCGAGGGATCGCTGATCCGCGCGACGAATGGTCTGTCGAACGGCATCATCCCGTGGCTGCGCACGCTGGATTCCTCCGTCGCCGCTGTCAACCAGGGCGGCAAGCGTAAGGGCGCATGCTGCGTCTACCTGGAGCCGTGGCACGCGGACATCGAAAGCTTCCTCGAACTGCGTGAGAACACCGGCGACGTCTCCCGCCGCACTTACAACCTCAACACCGCCAACTGGATTCCGGACCTGTTCATGAAGCGCGTGGATGAGGACGGCATGTGGTCGCTCTTCGACCCCAAGCTTGTGCCCCAGTTCCCCGACCTGTTCGGCGAGGAGTTCGAGAAGGCCTACATCCAGGCTGAGGAAGACAAGATCTATTATCGCCAGATCAAGGCGCGTGATCTGTACGCCCGCATGATGCGTTCGCTGGCCGAGACCGGCAACGGCTGGATGACGTTCAAGGACGCCTGCAACACCAAGAACAATCAGACCGGCAAGCCGGGCAATGTCATCCACCTCTCGAACCTGTGCACGGAGATCACCGAGGTCACCAGCAAGGACGAGACAGCTGTCTGCAACCTGGGCTCCGTGAACCTTGGCCGCCACATGAAGGTGGATGAGAACGGCAAGACCGTATTCGACTTCGAGAAGCTGGCGAACACCGTTCGCGTTGCCGTACCCATGCTCGATCGCGTCATCGATATCAACTTCTACCCGGTGCAGCAGGCGCTGAAGGCGAACAATCGCTGGCGGCCGGTGGGCCTTGGCGTCATGGGCCTGCAGGACGTCTTTTTCCAAATGCGTCTGCCCTTCGACTCGCCGGAAGCACAGGCACTCTCGACGAAGATCCAGGAAGAGATCTACTACTACGCCATGCTCGCGACGACGGAGCTTGCGGAGAAGAACGGACCGCATCCCTCCTTCGACGAGACGCGCCTGGCCCAGGGGCAGTTCCAGTTCGACCTCTGGAAGATCACGCCGAGCGAGCCGGAGCGCTGGGATGCGCTGCGTGCGCGCATCAAGAAGTCCGGCGTACGTAACTCGCTGCTGATTGCGATTGCCCCCACAGCAACCATTGCCTCCATCGTCGGCTGCTATGAGTGCATTGAGCCGCAGATCTCTAACCTGTTCAAGCGCGAGACGCTCTCCGGCGAGTTCCTGCAGGTGAACCGCTACCTCATCAACGAGCTGAAGGCGCTTGGCATGTGGAATGAAGAGATGCGTATGAAGCTGAAGATGAGCGAAGGTTCCGTGCAGAACATCGAGGACCTCACCGACGAGCTGAAGGCGATCTACCGCACGGTGTGGGAGGTTCCCATGCGCAGCCTGATCGACATGGGCGCGGCTCGTAACGCGTACATCGACCAGGCGCAGTCGTTGAACCTGTTCAGCGAGTCGCCCAACATCGGCCGCCTGTCGTCCATGTATATGTACGCATGGAAGCAGGGCCTGAAGACGACCTATTACCTGCGCTCGCGTCCTGCGACGAAGATCGCAAAGGCCACCGTGCAAAAGGCCGCCATGTCGTCCAGCCTGCCGCAAACCGCACAGGCGCAACTGCAGAACGTCTCCGTACCAGAGCCGGAGCAGAAGCCCATTGACGCCTCAGCAGCCATTGCGTGCTCCCTTGAGAACCCTGAGAGCTGCGAGGCCTGCCAGTAGCTTTGAGAACCGGCGGCCGCTGATGGCCGCCGGCCTCTCAACCAGGTTCCAAATCAATAGAGCACGTAACGTCTCGTGGCGAAGGGATCTGCTCTGTTGTCGTCCGGGCGGGACGTGATATCGACCTCCCCGCGCAAAGAAATCGTTGTCCGCCGACGAACCACATTCGATAACAGTTCAGGAGAAATCCAACATGTCCACGATTGCAACACCCGTCACTACGGCTAACTCCGTCGCAGCACCCACATCCATTCTCGATCCCGGTATGTGCCTCACGCTCCGGCCCATGAAGTACCCGGTCTACTACGACATGTTCCGCGACGGCATCAAGAACACGTGGACCGTAGAGGAAGTCGACTTCTCCACCGATCTTGTCGATCTGCGCGCGAAGATGAGTCCGGCTGAGATTCATACCATCAAGCGCCTCGTGGCCTTCTTCGCCACGGGTGACTCGATCGTGTCGAACAACCTTGTACTCAACCTGTACAAGCACATCAACTCTCCAGAAGCACGCCTCTACCTCTCGCGCCAGCTCTATGAAGAGGCCGTGCACGTGCAGTTCTACCTGACGCTGCTCGACAACTACGTGCCGGACCAGAAAGAGCGCGAGGAGGCCTTCGCCGCCGTGGAGAACATTCCCTCCATCCAGAAAAAGGCCGAGTTCTGCATGAAGTGGATGGACAGCATCCAGGCGCTTGACACGCTGGTGACGCGCGATCATCGCCGCCAGTTCCTTCTGAACCTCATCTGCTTCGCGTCGTCTATTGAAGGCCTCTTCTTTTTTGCGGCGTTTGCCTACGTTTACTTTTTCCGTTCGAAGGGCCTGCTGCACGGCCTGGCGTCGGGTACCAACTGGGTCTTCCGTGATGAGAGCTGCCACCTTGAGTTTGCCTTCGAGGTCGTGAACACCGTCCGTCAGCAGGAGCCCGACCTTTGGGACGCCGACCTGGAGCGCCAGATCATCGAGATGCTGGAGGAAGCCGTCGATTGCGAGGCTCAGTTCGCGGACGATCTGCTCTCCGGTGGCGTTGCCGGCCTGTCCGTGCGTGACATGCGCGCGTACCTTGGCTATGTCGCCGATAGCCGACTGCAGCGCCTCGGCATCGCGCCGCACTTCAAGACCAAGAATCCCTTCAGCTTCATGGAACTGCAGGATGTTCAGGAATTGACCAACTTCTTCGAGCGCCGCGTATCGGCTTACCAGACTGCGGTCGAGGGTGAAGTTGGCTTTGGCGAGGATTTCTAAACTTCGACCCTTTCCTGTTCACCAAATCAAGAAGCTGCCCAGACATCCCGGGCAGCTTCTTTGGGTTGTTCATCATCTCAAAATGCATGCGAGTGGAAGAAGAAGTCCGCATCCCCGACGCGGTGGATGTGGTGGAACCCGATCAGGTCGAATCCACGATCGAAGCAAAGCAGATTGGCGATCGCATCCGGCGTCTCCGGATGAAGCGCTCCATGGGCCTGGTCGAGCTCGGAAAGAAGACGGGCCTTTCGGCCAGCTTTCTCTCCCAGCTCGAAACGGGGCGCGTGGTCCCTACCGTGCGCAACCTGGCGCGCATCGCCATTACGTTCGGCAAAGACCTCTCCTATTTCTTCCGGGATGAGCAGCCCATCACCTTCCGCATTCTTCGTCAGTCAGAGCGCGTGCGCCTGCAAAAGAACGCCGGGGCAGTGCCGACCTTCCTGTCCGAGAATCTCAGCGGCCTGATCGCCGACAGCAGCATGGTGCCCTGCATCGCGGAGTTTCGCGGTACGGAAGAGGAAGTCTGCTTCCGCCCGCGCATCTTTGAAGGCATTGAGTTCACCATGGTCGTCGAAGGCAGTCTGACGCTCGTTTCCGAGATGGAGACACGCACACTCGAGTCCGGTGACGTCGCCTGGCTGGACGCCATGCGCAAGCGGCAGTACACCTGCGAGCCTGGTGAGCGAGCCCGCGCCATCATCATCACCCGCCCTAACCGCAATTAGTCTTACCGACCGTCCCCAAACGGGTGCCCACGTCTCGCGATGAGATGTGGGCTTTTCGTTGTTGTGACCGTAGTCGACGGAGACGCGAGACACTAGAACAATGCTGCCCGTTCCAACAGACCAGCCACAG is a genomic window containing:
- a CDS encoding helix-turn-helix domain-containing protein, which translates into the protein MRVEEEVRIPDAVDVVEPDQVESTIEAKQIGDRIRRLRMKRSMGLVELGKKTGLSASFLSQLETGRVVPTVRNLARIAITFGKDLSYFFRDEQPITFRILRQSERVRLQKNAGAVPTFLSENLSGLIADSSMVPCIAEFRGTEEEVCFRPRIFEGIEFTMVVEGSLTLVSEMETRTLESGDVAWLDAMRKRQYTCEPGERARAIIITRPNRN
- a CDS encoding ribonucleoside-diphosphate reductase subunit alpha, which codes for MASTTVQTSLSDILPGFPAREETPVMHVKKRNGALEPVDVNKIVRAVQRSGYGLQHVDAIRIASKTIGGLYDGATTRELDAISIDTAASLIAEEPQYSKLAARLLLATILKEVAGQNLHSFSQSVEYGAQVGIVSPAVAEFVRIHMRKLNQAIKEDNDDRFEYFGLRTVYDRYLLRDPLSRKVIETPQHFFLRVACGLAGTAHEAIEFYNLISSHDYMPSSPTLFNSGTKHPQMSSCYLHDSPQDSLESIYDSYKDVALLSKFSGGIGLAFHRVRSEGSLIRATNGLSNGIIPWLRTLDSSVAAVNQGGKRKGACCVYLEPWHADIESFLELRENTGDVSRRTYNLNTANWIPDLFMKRVDEDGMWSLFDPKLVPQFPDLFGEEFEKAYIQAEEDKIYYRQIKARDLYARMMRSLAETGNGWMTFKDACNTKNNQTGKPGNVIHLSNLCTEITEVTSKDETAVCNLGSVNLGRHMKVDENGKTVFDFEKLANTVRVAVPMLDRVIDINFYPVQQALKANNRWRPVGLGVMGLQDVFFQMRLPFDSPEAQALSTKIQEEIYYYAMLATTELAEKNGPHPSFDETRLAQGQFQFDLWKITPSEPERWDALRARIKKSGVRNSLLIAIAPTATIASIVGCYECIEPQISNLFKRETLSGEFLQVNRYLINELKALGMWNEEMRMKLKMSEGSVQNIEDLTDELKAIYRTVWEVPMRSLIDMGAARNAYIDQAQSLNLFSESPNIGRLSSMYMYAWKQGLKTTYYLRSRPATKIAKATVQKAAMSSSLPQTAQAQLQNVSVPEPEQKPIDASAAIACSLENPESCEACQ
- a CDS encoding ribonucleotide-diphosphate reductase subunit beta; translation: MSTIATPVTTANSVAAPTSILDPGMCLTLRPMKYPVYYDMFRDGIKNTWTVEEVDFSTDLVDLRAKMSPAEIHTIKRLVAFFATGDSIVSNNLVLNLYKHINSPEARLYLSRQLYEEAVHVQFYLTLLDNYVPDQKEREEAFAAVENIPSIQKKAEFCMKWMDSIQALDTLVTRDHRRQFLLNLICFASSIEGLFFFAAFAYVYFFRSKGLLHGLASGTNWVFRDESCHLEFAFEVVNTVRQQEPDLWDADLERQIIEMLEEAVDCEAQFADDLLSGGVAGLSVRDMRAYLGYVADSRLQRLGIAPHFKTKNPFSFMELQDVQELTNFFERRVSAYQTAVEGEVGFGEDF